From a region of the Thermomonas sp. HDW16 genome:
- a CDS encoding DUF6058 family natural product biosynthesis protein: MSEGTANQAYLDAHFLRLHAMAETAGISPARLRELVGAGMVPAPSYVATDSKLISAAFGALPCSGLIAGDYMHRDMHSWIALALDAVAEHGESEAKAALQQAFSTDMRTALVDLHRESISAPDCFHADGTPDDAALDTCIGSHWDAHLEGIFGICVRRPGDIATIANKETAQAMLGKLTDSGTRQQYSASEALVLHGLITRYAEACAPFSPVEYPRTSRKRYVEDLPKQLAG, encoded by the coding sequence ATGAGCGAGGGCACGGCCAACCAGGCGTATCTCGACGCGCATTTCCTGCGCCTGCATGCGATGGCCGAAACGGCAGGGATATCGCCCGCACGCTTGCGCGAACTGGTCGGTGCCGGCATGGTGCCCGCGCCTTCGTATGTGGCGACTGACTCGAAATTGATATCGGCCGCATTCGGAGCCCTGCCCTGCAGCGGACTGATTGCCGGCGACTACATGCATCGGGACATGCATAGCTGGATCGCCCTTGCGTTGGATGCCGTTGCGGAGCACGGCGAATCCGAGGCCAAGGCCGCCCTGCAACAGGCTTTCTCTACCGATATGCGCACGGCGCTGGTCGATCTGCATCGCGAAAGTATCTCCGCGCCGGACTGCTTCCATGCCGACGGAACTCCCGACGACGCCGCGCTCGACACGTGCATCGGCTCGCATTGGGACGCGCATCTGGAAGGCATCTTCGGGATATGCGTGCGACGTCCCGGGGACATCGCCACCATCGCCAACAAGGAAACCGCGCAGGCGATGTTGGGCAAGCTCACTGACTCAGGGACGCGACAGCAGTATTCCGCCAGCGAAGCGCTCGTGCTGCACGGACTGATCACGCGCTATGCCGAGGCCTGCGCGCCGTTCTCGCCGGTGGAATACCCGCGCACCAGCCGCAAGCGATATGTCGAAGACCTGCCGAAACAACTCGCCGGTTAG
- a CDS encoding 4a-hydroxytetrahydrobiopterin dehydratase, with product MNDLIPLAQARCMPRRGSEHRLTDASIREWLPQIPEWELVENGHALSRTFTFKDYYRTMSFVNALAHVANAEDHHPDLSVHYDRCVVRFSTHDVGGLSENDFICAAKADALAG from the coding sequence ATGAACGACCTCATTCCTCTCGCCCAGGCCCGTTGCATGCCACGCCGGGGCAGCGAACATCGGCTCACCGACGCCAGCATCCGCGAATGGCTGCCGCAGATCCCGGAGTGGGAACTGGTCGAAAACGGCCATGCGTTGAGCCGGACCTTCACCTTCAAGGACTACTACCGGACGATGTCGTTCGTGAACGCGCTGGCGCACGTCGCCAACGCCGAAGACCACCATCCCGACCTCTCCGTGCATTACGACCGCTGCGTGGTGCGCTTCTCCACCCATGATGTCGGTGGCCTGAGCGAGAACGACTTCATCTGCGCGGCGAAGGCGGATGCGCTGGCGGGATGA
- a CDS encoding NfuA family Fe-S biogenesis protein, translating into MIQISEAAQSHFRKLIEREAIPGLGVRLAARDPGTPRADVRLEFAETGELSGDEWAVDCEGFTLWLDAASVPFLDGATIDYEAKATGGQLQIRAPKIKGVAPGDAASLVERVHWMIEQEINPQLAQHKGHVSLQEVTADGVVVLRFGGGCHGCGMADVTLKQGIEKTLMEKVPGVTAVRDATDHATGDAPYVPRDAA; encoded by the coding sequence ATGATCCAGATATCCGAAGCCGCGCAGTCCCACTTCCGCAAGTTGATCGAACGCGAAGCCATTCCCGGCTTGGGCGTGCGCTTGGCCGCACGCGATCCCGGTACGCCACGTGCCGACGTGCGCCTGGAGTTCGCCGAGACGGGCGAACTGTCGGGCGACGAATGGGCGGTGGATTGCGAAGGCTTCACCCTGTGGCTGGATGCGGCCAGCGTGCCGTTCCTGGACGGCGCGACCATCGATTACGAAGCCAAGGCAACCGGCGGCCAGTTGCAGATCCGCGCGCCGAAGATCAAGGGTGTGGCACCGGGTGATGCGGCATCGCTGGTGGAGCGCGTGCACTGGATGATCGAGCAGGAGATCAATCCGCAGCTGGCCCAGCACAAGGGCCATGTGTCCTTGCAGGAAGTGACGGCGGATGGCGTGGTGGTGTTGCGCTTCGGCGGCGGCTGCCACGGCTGCGGCATGGCCGATGTCACCCTGAAGCAGGGCATTGAGAAGACGCTGATGGAGAAGGTGCCGGGCGTGACCGCGGTGCGCGACGCGACCGATCATGCCACCGGCGACGCGCCCTACGTGCCGCGCGACGCGGCCTGA